The Callospermophilus lateralis isolate mCalLat2 chromosome 3, mCalLat2.hap1, whole genome shotgun sequence genome has a segment encoding these proteins:
- the Helz2 gene encoding 3'-5' exoribonuclease HELZ2 isoform X4, which produces MASPGRGPLPASPLATKGPSLARLYAQVDLYLGCPRCAQRLNETTYVLQKVEHGCPREILLARCKCTAKSKVWRRVGRRPTFPRPLYYKVCRYYSPELGCRRHRNQCTFAHSREEALVWTFERKHNLSRLWLKAALQGKRAQGGPPGAADTICAEFGGHFQLLCAHCFRRCPPHLSPMGPQGRCPEHGTCHSLLTHVSTEGRKRQFVEVRPQPQNRPLLNYCMFVGRGQPCRHGAAGCQYAHSAVEMAVWKAERLDGLRREDLLTHPVLGEAQCTAPQGQPPGVQLYCHTCLVTCHTQEAFENHCSSLEHAQMVAYDQAVPWEYRSPPMGLSTFELCPRPDLCEYGDICTKAHSAQELQEWVQRAQALRLREQEAWKDGLMPYRAQLLAEYQHSSSEVLVLAETVPGVSITCHQPLVHQAQEKKTQHSWTFTVHSEDPLLHVALLKQEPGADFSLVAPSLPRGQLYAQGQHFRVPDTSAEFQVEVHVQAASFGTFEQWVVFDFGHRPVVLQKLGLQLGQAQSLGFCGRPAPTFLEERGRWHTGNRHVVPCMPRTAEQVALVAKYKAPALALEFSHSSLASGPISLSNYRQKMHNFLYEEEAAQQRLVARLTMQVQVSLKAALQTPALGMLFAPQGALYAEVPVPSSLMPDTDQGFLLSRAVSMALIAPVPAPNDTVFEVQLETRASSEQALWLLLPAHCCVALELKPEDNPLLEVQFQIDPMPFRLWHQAVDALPKEHLVVPDLPNCTVPHPRPIPFSLCGNHKQKMAVGLIAGSSPGGMKPVPPLLIYGPFGTGKTYTLAMASLEVVRQSHTKVLICTHTNSAADIYIREYFHAYVSRDHPEAAPLRVMYTDRPPSQTDPATLRYCCLTEDGRAFRPPTRAELAHHRLVVTTTSQARKLQVPVGFFSHILIDEAAQMLECEALTPLAYASPHTRVVLAGDHMQVTPRLFSVPRARAARHTLLYRLFLHYQQEAHRVAQKSRLIFHENYRCTGAIISFVSRHFYTTKGNPIQASGKVPRHPQHYPLMFCHVAGTPEQDLSRTSWINAAEVAQVVEKVQEVYNTWPRCWGGREQRHICAVSHGAQVAALRQELRRRNLGEVSVGSFEILPGREFRVVVLSTVHNCLSLLGPRAPASEFFTEARVLNTIMTRAQSQLVAVGDAVALCSFGACSKLWRSFIHECVEHRSICPESLSLEQIEQSVAQRRHWAPVAPRAEAAGAAVARDIVTEETAGGPATEHVAMARVLPEPMAKGREVAVKVEAGDAAPGDAAAGRTLEGRRPADPEDWESDFWPSHGELDAEDAILQELLDESRQVTVTVGEDGLLDTVARPKSPQQTQQYTNLPPAMLWELLHSEPELYHHCTFLKETFQRASAMPLSNAASSPIQIRGRLNCGMAFTGDEVLVQVLDRETGDGDMTGRLQGRVVGVLKRRRHALAFVCRMDKWDPRIMIPVDSSVTKIFVAELKDPLHIPIHRLLQGRVQRVGHKTLSAEARHTQLFWVHIVLWRERFYYPLGIILDVLPEATTWEQGLRILDLEHGLRTPMPDLASITKVLERYQMELDSATGDREDCRSLLTFTVDPQGACHLDDALSVRDLGTRCEVAVHITDVASFVPRDGTLDVEARRQGIAFYAPDREPVLTLPVRVCQEVLSLLPGRDRLAVSLFLTMEKGSGQLQSLRFAPSVICSDHQLSYEEAEAMIKGFPGAGLQLPAHLGSVEACVTAACYFSRVLRRHRLQTACDYEPPQEDSELGFRAAHIMVKEYMIQFNRLVAQFLVQCEHTRTVTPLRWQPTPSSLQLKAIRERHGELVALSPRLQHYLHDHSTPGMQLHVLASLWKHVQLAARAQDYDQMVDLIATDDMHPSLAPAGLAFRKALDRSVFGRSSQGEQQLASHYSLQVDWYTWATSPIRRYLDLVVQRLLLLALGHGGPEYSTRDIDGLCQDFGSQYACSRSYQRRARSLHLATQLKAQPQNKLGFVVDVEMGTHCFKLLFPVNQETLPDPYPVHYSSLQLADHPRSLESRPGLRLLWRRRIYSVQRSMLSSPLPGTLHDPYTRVMGAALWKQLLVLMEEQRWPEAAALIQEQGQEESPGREPVHVRQSPCGHFIEVVRELGSGDTLQVQLSTSLQRGFLAPALQLWTVVPGLSLCLEHVERPGDCFSGRVLQASQDWYRDEDEYSRVWEPLCSLESATNAVAENSSITLQHVCINWDAERTPQGQLRGTFLLDAAFLWESCIHVNFSCCYLCIRLEGLQAPSARPSSLRPILSIDPPGYAWVAHGLTEDLDQEGQEDRQEAFRRVHFFIHQMAMEKVPEEVLRPGTRFTVEVMPKQLPDLRKEEAVRGLKKASPLVVSIALGWSSPKPHPSSPSCPLPALHGCLGRPGPQLPVAASRLLELEAYDIPGGHHKLNSSQIEAVRKALEKPFTVIQGPPGTGKTVVGLHIMFWLHQSHQEQESTSSSPGGAGQPRGPHILYCGPSNKSVDVMAGLLLSRRAELQPLRVYSEKSEATEFPIPGVGRRGLLNKAHQEGRPNQTLRSITLHHRIRQASNPFAPEIRAFDARLQREEVFSREDLASYRSILGKARKFELDQHSIILCTCSCAASASLQKLDIRQILVDEAGMATEPETLIPLVRFSKAEKVVLLGDHKQLRPVVKDKQLQNLGMDRSLFERYHRDAFLLDTQYRMHQAICTFPSMEFYGRKLRAWQGLRRPASILGYAGKESCSIIFGYVQGQEQSLLVSTDEGNENSKANLEEVAEVGVSGAMCW; this is translated from the exons ATGGCATCCCCGGGGCGTGGTCCGTTGCCCGCCAGCCCTCTGGCCACCAAGGGGCCATCTCTAGCCAGGCTCTACGCCCAAGTGGACCTCTATCTGGGTTGCCCTCGCTGTGCCCAGCGCCTCAACGAGACCACCTATGTGCTGCAGAAGGTGGAGCATGGCTGCCCCCGGGAGATTCTGCTGGCCCGCTGCAAGTGCACTGCCAAGAGTAAGGTCTGGCGCAGGGTGGGCCGCAGGCCCACCTTCCCAAGGCCTCTGTACTACAAAGTCTGTCGCTACTACAGCCCAGAGCTGGGCTGCCGGCGCCACCGGAACCAGTGCACCTTCGCCCACAGCCGTGAGGAGGCACTGGTCTGGACCTTCGAACGCAAGCACAACCTCTCCCGTCTGTGGCTGAAGGCTGCCTTGCAGGGCAAGAGGGCCCAGGGTGGGCCACCTGGGGCGGCTGACACCATCTGTGCAGAGTTCGGAGGCCATTTCCAACTTCTGTGTGCCCACTGCTTCAGGCGCTGCCCCCCACACCTTAGCCCTATGGGCCCCCAGGGACGGTGCCCTGAGCATGGAACCTGCCACTCACTCCTCACCCATGTCAGCACTGAGGGCCGCAAGCGGCAGTTTGTAGAGGTGCGGCCGCAGCCCCAGAATCGCCCCCTGCTGAACTACTGCATGTTCGTAGGGCGTGGGCAGCCGTGCCGCCATGGCGCTGCCGGCTGCCAGTATGCACACAGTGCTGTGGAGATGGCCGTGTGGAAGGCCGAGCGGCTGGATGGGCTCCGGCGGGAGGACCTGCTCACTCACCCTGTCCTTGGGGAGGCACAGTGTACAGCGCCCCAGGGCCAGCCCCCTGGGGTCCAGCTGTACTGTCACACCTGCCTGGTCACCTGCCACACTCAGGAAGcctttgagaaccactgctccTCCCTGGAGCATGCACAGATGGTGGCCTACGACCAGGCTGTGCCCTGGGAGTACCGCAGCCCACCCATGGGGTTGTCTACATTTGAGCTTTGCCCAAG GCCTGACCTCTGTGAATATGGGGACATCTGCACCAAGGCACACTCAGCCCAGGAACTGCAAGAGTGGGTCCAGCGGGCACAGGCCCTGCGGCTGCGGGAGCAAGAAGCCTGGAAGGACGGGTTGATGCCCTACCGGGCGCAGCTGCTGGCTGAGTACCAGCACAGCAGCAGCGAGGTCCTGGTG CTGGCTGAGACCGTCCCTGGAGTGTCTATTACTTGCCACCAGCCCCTAGTGCATCAGGCCCAGGAGAAGAAGACCCAGCACAGCTGGACGTTCACTGTCCACTCTGAG gaccccctgctccacgtgGCCCTGCTCAAGCAGGAGCCTGGAGCAGACTTCTCGTTGGTGGCTCCCTCCCTCCCACGGGGCCAGCTGTATGCTCAGGGGCAACACTTCCGTGTGCCTGACACCTCAGCTGAATTCCAGGTGGAGGTGCATGTGCAGGCTGCCTCCTTTGGTACCTTCGAGCAGTGGGTGGTCTTCGACTTTGGCCACCGACCAGTTGTGCTTCAGAAGCTGGGGTTGCAGCTGGGCCAAGCACAGAGCCTAGGATTCTGTGGAAGGCCAGCACCTACCTTCCTCGAGGAGCGGGGCCGCTGGCACACAGGCAACCGCCACGTGGTTCCTTGCATGCCACGCACAGCTGAGCAAGTAGCCCTGGTGGCCAAGTACAAGGCGCCGGCCCTGGCCTTGGAGTTCAGTCACAGCAGCCTGGCCTCAGGCCCCATCTCTCTTAGCAACTATCGGCAGAAGATGCACAACTTCCTCTATGAGGAGGAGGCTGCTCAGCAGCGGCTGGTGGCTAG GCTGACCATGCAGGTCCAGGTGTCCCTGAAGGCGGCTCTGCAGACACCAGCACTGGGCATGCTCTTCGCACCACAGGGAGCCCTCTACGCCGAAGTCCCTGTCCCCTCCTCTCTGATGCCAGATACAGACCAGGGCTTCCTGCTGAGTCGGGCAGTAAGCATGGCCCTCATAGCCCCTGTGCCTGCACCTAATGACACAGTATTCGAAGTGCAGCTGGAGACACGGGCCAGCTCAGAGCAAGCTCTGTGGCTACTGCTGCCAGCACACTGCTGTGTGGCCCTAGAGCTAAAGCCTGAGGACAACCCCCTCTTAGAAGTGCAGTTCCAGATTGACCCAATGCCGTTCCGCCTCTGGCACCAGGCAGTGGACGCACTGCCCAAGGAGCACCTGGTGGTACCGGACCTGCCCAACTGCACTGTGCCCCATCCCAGGCCCATCCCATTCTCACTGTGTGGAAACCACAAGCAGAAGATGGCTGTGGGGCTCATTGCAGGCAGCAGCCCAGGAGGCATGAAGCCCGTTCCCCCACTACTCATCTATGGGCCCTTTGGCACTGGCAAAACCTACACACTAGCCATGGCCTCTCTGGAGGTGGTTCGGCAGTCCCACACCAAGGTACTCATCTGCACACACACCAACAG TGCTGCAGACATCTACATCCGGGAGTATTTCCACGCCTATGTCAGCAGAGACCACCCTGAGGCAGCTCCGCTCCGGGTGATGTACACAGACCGCCCGCCCAGCCAGACTGACCCGGCTACGCTGCGGTACTGCTGCCTGACAGAGGACGGCCGGGCCTTCCGCCCACCCACCAGGGCAGAGCTGGCACATCACCGCCTGGTGGTCACCACCACCTCCCAGGCCCGAAAGCTGCAGGTGCCGGTCGGCTTCTTCTCCCACATCCTCATTGATGAGGCTGCCCAGATGCTGGAGTGCGAGGCCCTCACCCCACTGGCCTATGCCTCACCCCACACCCGTGTGGTGCTGGCGGGGGACCACATGCAGGTCACGCCCAGGCTCTTCAGCGTGCCCAGGGCTAGGGCGGCCAGGCACACACTGCTCTACCGCCTCTTCCTGCACTACCAGCAGGAGGCCCACAGGGTTGCCCAGAAGAGCCGCCTCATCTTCCATGAGAACTACCGCTGCACCGGGGCCATCATCAGCTTCGTCTCACGCCACTTCTACACGACCAAGGGCAACCCCATCCAGGCCAGTGGCAAGGTCCCACGCCACCCCCAGCACTACCCGCTCATGTTCTGCCATGTGGCGGGTACCCCTGAGCAGGACCTGTCCAGGACATCCTGGATCAACGCAGCAGAGGTCGCTCAGGTGGTGGAGAAAGTGCAGGAGGTCTACAACACCTGGCCCCGCTGCTGGGGTGGCCGGGAGCAGAGACACATCTGTGCTGTCTCCCATGGTGCCCAG GTCGCTGCCCTGAGGCAGGAGCTGAGGAGAAGGAACCTGGGCGAGGTGTCTGTGGGCAGCTTTGAGATCCTGCCAG GGCGGGAGTTCCGGGTGGTGGTACTGAGCACTGTGCACAACTGCCTCAGCCTGCTCGGCCCCAGGGCACCGGCCTCCGAGTTCTTCACCGAGGCCCGTGTGCTGAACACGATCATGACCCGAGCCCAGTCCCAACTGGTGGCCGTGGGGGATGCAGTGGCCCTCTGTTCCTTTGGAGCCTGCAGCAAGCTCTGGAGGAGCTTCATCCACGAGTGTGTGGAGCACCGCAGCATCTGTCCCGAGAGCCTGTCGCTAGAGCAGATCGAGCAGAGTGTGGCTCAGAGGCGGCATTGGGCCCCTGTGGCCCCCAGAGCAGAGGCAGCTGGGGCAGCAGTGGCCAGGGACATTGTCACAGAAGAGACAGCTGGAGGCCCAGCCACAGAGCACGTGGCTATGGCAAGGGTTCTGCCCGAGCCCATGGCCAAGGGGCGTGAGGTCGCTGTGAAGGTGGAGGCAGGGGACGCAGCCCCTGGGGATGCAGCAGCAGGGCGGACCCTGGAGGGCAGGAGGCCTGCAGACCCCGAGGACTGGGAATCTGACTTCTGGCCTTCCCACGGGGAGCTTGACGCCGAGGATGCCATCCTGCAGGAGCTCCTGGATGAGAGCCGACAGGTGACAGTGACCGTTGGGGAGGATGGGTTGCTGGACACCGTAGCCAGACCCAAGTCTCCACAGCAGACCCAGCAGTACACCAACCTGCCCCCAGCCATGCTGTGGGAGCtactgcactcagagcctgagcTGTACCACCACTGCACGTTCCTGAAGGAGACCTTCCAGCGGGCGTCCGCCATGCCGCTAAGCAATGCAGCCTCCAGCCCCATCCAGATCAGGGGCCGTCTGAACTGTGGGATGGCCTTTACGGGGGATGAGGTGCTGGTGCAGGTCCTGGACCGGGAGACTGGTGATGGGGACATGACAGGACGGCTGCAGGGCCGTGTGGTGGGTGTGCTGAAGAGGAGGAGGCATGCACTGGCCTTTGTGTGCCGGATGGACAAGTGGGATCCCCGGATCATGATCCCTGTGGACAGCTCTGTGACCAAGATCTTTGTGGCTGAGCTGAAGGATCCGCTGCACATCCCCATTCACCGCCTGCTCCAGGGCCGGGTGCAGCGTGTGGGGCACAAGACCCTCTCAGCTGAGGCTCGGCACACCCAGCTCTTCTGGGTCCACATCGTCCTGTGGCGTGAGCGTTTCTACTACCCACTGGGCATAATCCTGGATGTGCTGCCTGAGGCCACCACCTGGGAACAGGGCCTCCGCATCCTGGACCTGGAGCATGGCCTCAGGACCCCCATGCCTGACCTAGCCTCCATCACCAAGGTGCTGGAGAGATACCAAATGGAGCTGGACTCTGCTACTGGTGACCGAGAAGACTGTCGCAGCCTCCTGACCTTCACTGTGGACCCCCAGGGTGCCTGTCACCTAGATGATGCCCTCAGTGTCCGGGATCTGGGCACCAGGTGTGAGGTAGCTGTGCACATCACTGATGTAGCCAGCTTTGTGCCCAGGGATGGGACCCTGGACGTGGAGGCCCGCCGGCAGGGCATTGCATTCTATGCTCCCGATAGAGAGCCAGTGCTCACGCTACCAGTCAGAGTCTGCCAGGAAGTGCTCAGCCTCCTGCCAGGCCGGGACCGCCTGGCTGTCTCCCTCTTCCTCACCATGGAGAAGGGCAGTGGCCAGCTCCAGAGCCTGCGCTTTGCCCCCTCTGTGATATGCTCTGACCACCAGCTGTCCTATGAGGAGGCTGAGGCGATGATCAAGGGATTCCCAGGCGCCGGCCTGCAGCTGCCAGCCCACCTGGGCTCAGTGGAGGCCTGTGTCACAGCCGCCTGCTACTTCTCCCGGGTGCTGCGCCGACACCGCCTGCAGACTGCCTGTGACTACGAGCCCCCGCAGGAGGACAGTGAGCTGGGCTTCCGCGCAGCCCACATCATGGTCAAAGAGTACATGATCCAGTTTAACAGACTGGTGGCTCAGTTCCTGGTGCAGTGTGAGCACACAAGGACTGTCACACCCCTGAGGTGGCAGCCCACACCTAGCAGTCTCCAGCTTAAAGCCATTCGCGAGCGGCATGGAGAGTTGGTGGCCCTGTCACCGCGCCTCCAACACTATCTGCATGACCACAGCACCCCGGGCATGCAGTTGCATGTCCTGGCCTCCCTCTGGAAGCATGTCCAGCTCGCTGCCCGTGCCCAGGACTACGACCAGATGGTGGACCTCATTGCCACGGATGACATGCACCCTTCTCTGGCTCCTGCAGGCCTTGCCTTCCGAAAGGCCCTAGATCGCTCGGTGTTTGGCCGCTCCAGCCAGGGTGAGCAGCAACTGGCCAGCCACTACTCACTGCAGGTGGACTGGTACACATGGGCCACATCGCCCATCCGCAGGTACCTGGACTTGGTGGTGCAAAGGCTGCTGCTGCTGGCGCTGGGCCATGGGGGGCCTGAGTACTCCACCAGGGACATCGATGGACTCTGCCAGGACTTTGGCAGCCAGTATGCATGTTCCCGGAGCTATCAGCGGCGGGCCCGAAGCCTGCACCTGGCCACCCAGCTCAAGGCCCAACCCCAAAATAAGCTGGGCTTCGTGGTGGATGTGGAGATGGGCACCCACTGCTTCAAGCTCCTCTTCCCAGTCAACCAAGAGACACTGCCTGATCCCTACCCTGTCCACTATAGCTCCCTGCAGCTGGCTGACCACCCCCGAAGCCTGGAGAGTCGGCCAGGCCTGCGGTTGCTATGGCGACGCCGCATCTACTCGGTGCAGAGGTCCATGCTATCCTCCCCACTGCCTGGCACCTTGCACGACCCATACACCCGGGTCATGGGGGCAGCCCTATGGAAGCAGCTGTTGGTGCTGATGGAGGAGCAGCGCTGGCCGGAGGCAGCTGCCCTCATccaggagcagggccaggaggagtccCCAGGGCGGGAGCCTGTACACGTGCGCCAGAGCCCCTGTGGCCATTTCATAGAGGTTGTCCGGGAGCTGGGCAGCGGGGACACCCTGCAGGTACAGCTCAGCACCAGCCTGCAGCGTGGCTTTCTGGCACCAGCCCTGCAGCTGTGGACTGTGGTGCCCGGCCTCAGCCTCTGCCTGGAGCACGTGGAGCGGCCTGGTGACTGCTTCTCTGGGCGTGTGCTCCAGGCCTCGCAAGACTGGTACCGTGACGAGGATGAATACTCCCGCGTGTGGGAGCCACTCTGCAGCCTGGAGTCGGCCACCAATGCAGTTGCAGAGAACAGCTCCATCACGCTGCAGCATGTGTGCATCAACTGGGATGCGGAGCGCACCCCCCAAGGGCAGCTGAGGGGCACCTTCCTCCTGGACGCTGCCTTCCTCTGGGAGAGCTGCATCCATGTCAACTTCAGCTGCTGCTACCTCTGCATCCGGCTGGAGGGGCTCCAGGCCCCTTCTGCCAGGCCCAGCAGCCTCAGGCCCATACTGAGCATCGATCCCCCTGGGTATGCCTGGGTAGCGCACGGGTTGACTGAGGACTTGGACCAGGAGGGCCAGGAAGACCGGCAGGAGGCCTTTAGGCGGGTGCACTTCTTCATCCACCAAATGGCCATGGAGAAGGTTCCAGAAGAGGTGCTGAGGCCCGGCACTCGATTCACTGTGGAGGTGATGCCCAAGCAGCTTCCCGACCT GCGCAAGGAGGAAGCCGTGCGTGGGCTGAAGAAGGCATCCCCCCTGGTGGTCAGCATTGCTCTGGGCTGGTCCAGCCCCAAGCCCCACCCCAGCTCaccctcctgccccctccctgcCCTGCATGGGTGCTTAGGGAGGCCTGGTCCCCAGCTCCCAGTGGCTGCCAGCAGGCTCCTGGAGCTAGAGGCCTATGACATCCCCGGAGGTCACCACAAGTTGAATTCTAGCCAGATCGAGGCCGTAAGGAAGGCTCTGGAGAAGCCCTTCACAGTCATCCAGGGCCCACCAG GTACAGGGAAGACCGTGGTGGGCCTCCACATCATGTTCTGGCTGCATCAATCACACCAGGAGCAGGAGTCCACCAGCAGTAGCCCTGGTGGGGCAGGGCAGCCGAGGGGCCCACACATCTTGTACTGTGGCCCCTCCAACAAGTCAGTGGATGTAATGGCAG GACTACTCCTGAGCAGGAGAGCAGAGCTGCAGCCCCTGCGAGTGTACAGTGAGAAGTCCGAGGCCACTgagttcccaattccaggtgtggGCCGCAGAGGCCTGCTCAACAAGGCCCACCAGGAGGGGAGGCCAAACCAGACCCTCAG GAGCATCACCCTGCACCACCGAATCCGACAGGCTTCCAACCCATTTGCACCAGAGATCAGGGCATTTGACGCCCGGCTGCAGAGAGAGGAAGTCTTCTCTAGGGAGGACCTTGCCTC GTACAGGAGCATCCTGGGAAAGGCGCGGAAGTTTGAGCTAGACCAGCACTCCATCATTCTGTGCACATGCTCCTGCGCAGCCTCAGCCAGCCTCCAAAAGCTGGACATCCGGCAGATCCTCGTGGACGAAGCGGGCATGGCCACCGAGCCGGAGACCCTCATCCCCTTGGTGCGCTTCTCCAAAGCTGAGAAG GTGGTCCTGCTCGGGGACCACAAGCAGCTACGGCCTGTGGTCAAGGACAAGCAACTGCAAAACCTGGGGATGGATCGGTCTCTCTTTGAGCGGTACCACAGGGACGCCTTCCTCCTGGACACACAGTACCGCATGCACCAGGCCATCTGCACCTTCCCCTCCATGGAGTTCTATGGGAGGAAACTGAGGGCCTGGCAGGGCCTGAGGCGACCAGCCAGCATTCTGGGCTATGCTGGCAAGGAGAGCTGCTCTATCATTTTTGGCTATGTGCAGGGCCAGGAGCAGAGCCTGCTGGTGTCCACAGATGAAGGAAATGAGAACTCCAAGGCCAACCTGGAAGAGGTGGCAGAGGTG